A window of the Hordeum vulgare subsp. vulgare chromosome 5H, MorexV3_pseudomolecules_assembly, whole genome shotgun sequence genome harbors these coding sequences:
- the LOC123396018 gene encoding horcolin-like has translation MSKPVKIGLWGGVGGQPRDVRHAPHQLARVEISGADAIHSIKFTYEDHAGDQHVEGVWGAPSGNKHTLDLEDTEYVTEISGTYGRWGSVSSIVTSLKFVTNNGQTIECGIAGSGGSFHVPVTHGGQITGFFGRVGDLIDAIGIYVLP, from the exons ATG AGCAAGCCTGTGAAGATTGGTCTATGGGGTGGAGTCGGAGGCCAGCCTCGCGACGTCAGACACGCTCCCCACCAACTAGCCCGGGTGGAAATTTCTGGTGCAGACGCAATCCACTCCATCAAGTTTACATATGAGGATCATGCCGGGGATCAGCATGTAGAGGGTGTATGGGGAGCTCCTAGTGGGAACAAGCACACG TTGGACCTTGAAGACACGGAATATGTGACTGAAATTTCAGGAACCTATGGTAGATGGGGTAGTGTGTCGTCAATAGTGACGTCTCTCAAATTTGTTACAAACAATGGACAGACTATAGAATGTGGTATTGCTGGTTCCGGGGGTTCCTTTCATGTCCCAGTGACTCATGGCGGCCAGATCACCGGTTTCTTTGGACGTGTTGGGGATCTAATTGATGCCATTGGAATCTACGTTCTTCCATGA